GACCTTCGTGCTCGGCCTCAGCACGCAGGCGTTGCTCCATCTCGGCGAGATCCCGAACCCGATGACCAACGCGGTCGAGCGGGACCTCGAGGCCGCCAAGCACGTCATCGACATCCTCGGCATCCTCCAGGAGAAGACACGCAACAACCTCGACTCGGGCGAGCACACGTTGCTCGAGTCCGTGCTCTACGACCTCCGCATGCGATACGTCGACCTGGTGCAGCAGAGCTGAAGGAGCGGGAATGAGGGCGAGCGGAGCGATCGAATGAGCGGGGGGTCGAGCCGGCGGGCGCTGTTCGCGGTGGCGCTGATCGGCTTCGTGGTCGGCCTCGCCGTGAGCGTCCGGTTCGACCTGTTTCCGGCGAGCCAGGCGATCAACCTCTTCGGCGGCGGCGAGAAGGGGGGCGAGGAGTCTGGCTCGACCGGCGCACCGCCCACCGTGACCCTGCCCGACTTCACGGCCCTGGCCGAGCACCTCTCGCCGTCGGTCGTCAACATCTCGAGCACGCAGGAGGTGAAGGGCGGGCCGAGCCTCGGCATCCCGGGCGGACCAGGGGGCGAGGGCGACCCGTTCCACGAGTTCTTCGAGCCCTTCGAGAAGTTCTTCGGCCCGCCGCGCCGTCCCTACAAGGCGAAGAGCCTCGGCTCCGGCTTCGTCATCGATACGAAGGGCTACATCCTCACCAACAACCACGTCGTCGAGAACGCCGACGAGATCGTCGTCAAGCTCTCGAGCGGCAAGGAGTTCAAGGCCAAGGTCGTCGGACGCGACCCGAAGACCGACATCGCGCTGATCGAGATCCACGGCGCCTCCGACCTCACCCCGGTGGTGCTCGGCGACTCCGACGGCCTCAAGGTGGGGCAATGGGTGGTCGCCATCGGCAACCCCTTCGGTCTCGAGAACACCGTGACGGTGGGGATCGTCAGCGCGCTCGGCCGGCACATCAACCAGGGGCCGTACGACAACTTCATCCAGACCGACGCCGCCATCAACCCGGGGAACTCGGGCGGGCCCCTCCTCAACACCCGGGGCGAGGTGGTGGGCATCAACACGGCCATCTTCAGCCGCGGCGGCGGCAACATCGGCATCGGCTTCGCCATCCCGATCAGCCTCGCCAAGGAGATCGTGCCGCAGCTCAAGGAGAAGGGGCACGTGACGCGCGGGTGGCTCGGCGTCATGATCCAGAAGGTCACGCCCGACATCGCCGATTCCCTCGGGCTGCCGAGCGCCAAGGGCGCGCTCGTCGCCGACGTGGTGAAGGAGGGGCCGGCCGAGGCCGCCGGCATCAAGCAGGGCGACGTCATCGTCGAGTACGACGGCAAGCCGGTGAACGACTCGGCCGAGCTGCCGCTCCTGGTCGCGCGCACGGCCGTCGGCAAGACCGTCAAGTTGAAGGTCATCCGCGACAAGGCCGAGCAGACCTTCAGCATCAAGATCGCCGAGCTGAAGGAGGAGGAGACGGCGCAGGCGGGCCCCGGCACCGCGGAGGACATGGGCCTCACGGTGCAGACCCTCACGCCCGAGGTGGCCGAGAACCTCGGCCTCGACCGCAGCCTCAAGGGCGTCGTGGTGACACAGGTCGATGCGGGCGGCCCGGCCGCCGACGCCGGGCTCCGCCGCGGCGACGTCATCCTCGAGGTGAACCGGACGCCGGTGAAGGACGTCGACGCCTACCGCAAGGCGCTCAAGTCGTCCGGCAAGGGAAAGAGCGTCCTCTTCCTCGTCCGCCGCGGCGACAACACGATCTTCCTCGCCGTCAAGCCGTCGAGCGGCTAGCGGGCGACCCGAGGCACCCGTGGTCGTCCTCGGGATCGAGAGCTCGTGCGACGACTCGGCGGCGGCGGTGCTCGACGCGGGGGTGCTTCGCTCCTCGGTCGTCTCGTCGCAAGATGCCGTGCACGGCCCCTACGGGGGCGTGGTCCCGGAGCTCGCCTCGCGCCACCATGTCCGCAACATGCTGCCGGTGATCGACGCCGCGCTCGCCCGGGCGGAGCGCGGGCTCGACGCCGTCGACGGCATCGCGGTGACGTGCGGACCCGGACTGATCGGCTCTCTCCTGGTCGGGCTCTCGGTGGCGAAGGGGATCGCACACGCGCGCGGCCTGCCGATCGTCGGCGTGAACCACCTGGAAGGCCATCTTCTCGCCGCCAACCTCGACCGGCCGCCCGACGACCCGATCGCGTTCCCGTTCCTCGGCCTCATCGTCTCGGGTGGGCACACCGGCCTCTACCTGGCGCGCGGCGCGGGCGACTACCGCTGCCTCGGCCGCACGCGGGACGACGCCGTCGGCGAGGCGTTCGACAAGGTCGCCAAGCTGCTGGGGCTCGGCTACCCGGGCGGTCCCGCGATCCAGCGGCTCGCCGAGCAGGGCGACCCGAAGGCGATCCGCCTCCCGCGGGCCCGCATCAAGCGCGCCCGCTTCGACTTCAGCTTCAGCGGCTTCAAGACGGCGGTCTGGCAGCGCGTGCACGACGAGCCGCCCCCGCCCGCGGCGCTTCCTCACCTCGCCGCGAGCGTCCAGGAGGCGCTCGTCGACATGCTCGTCGGCACGACCGTCGAGGCGATCGCCGAGACCGGGGTCCCGCGCGTGGTCGTGTGCGGGGGCGTGTCGGCGAACCGCCGCCTGCGGACGCGCATGGCCGAGGCCGGGGCCGAGCTCGGCGTCGACGTCGTCTTTCCCCGCTTCCAGCTCTGCACCGACAACGCCGCCATGATCGCGATGGCCGGCTGGCGGCGGCTCGAGGCCGGCGAGGACGACGGCCTCGCCATCGGCGCCGAGGCCGATCTGCCCTTCGGCGCTCCCGTCGGCGCTCCCGCCGGCGCTCCCGATTGATGGGCGCGCGGCGGGAGGCGCGCGAGGCGCTCGCCGCCGCCGGGCTCCGGCCGAGGAAGCGCTGGGGCCAGCACTTCCTGTGCGACCCCGCGGTGGCCCACCGCATCGTCGAGACCGCGGAGGTCGGGCCGCGCGCGGTGGCCCTCGAGATCGGCCCCGGGCTCGGGGCGCTCACGGAGGAGCTCGCCGGGCGCGCGGGACGCCTCTACCTCGTCGAGATCGACCCGGCCCTCGCCGCGCGGCTCGCGGCGCGCTATGCCGGGAACCCGCGCGTGCGGGTGATCGAAGGCGACGTGCTGGCGCTGCCCCTCGAGACGCTGGTCACCGGGACGCGGGTCACGGTGATCGGCAACCTGCCCTACAACATCGCCATCCCGATCCTCTTCCGGCTGCGCGAGCAGAGGGTGCGGATGCCGCGTGCCGTGGTCATGGTCCAACGCGAGGTCGCCGAGCGGCTCACCGCCCGCCCGGGCACGGCCGACTACGGGGTGACGACGGTCCTCCTGCAGGCCGTCGCCGACGTCCGGCTGGCGTTCCGCGTGTCTCGCCGGAGCTTCCTTCCCCCGCCGCGCGTCGAGTCGGCGGTGATCGACGTCCGCTGGAGCGTCGCGCCGCGTGTCGACCTCGGCGACGAGGAGGCGTTCCGCGAGGTGGTCCGCGCCTCCTTCGGGCAGCGCCGGAAGATGCTGCGCAACGCGCTCGCCGCCCTCGCCCAGCGGCGCGGTGTCGACCTCGAGCTCGCGTGCGCGCGCGCGGGCGTGGCGTCCAGCGCGCGGGCCGAGACGCTCGACCTCGACGCGTTCGCACGGCTCGCGCGGGCGCTCATCCCGTAGCCGTGCCCGAGCTGCCCGAGATCGAAACGGTGCTCCGGACCCTCGCGCCCGCCGTCGTCGGCCGCCGCGTGGTCGCCGTGCGGGTCAGGGAGCGGCGCCTCCGTGGCGGCGTAGCGCCGACCTTCGCGGCGAGGCTCACGGGCCGCCGCATCGAGGGGGTCGCACGCCGCGGCAAGTACCTGCTGGCGCCGCTCGACGACGGGCGCCTGTGGCTCGTGCACCTCGGCATGACCGGCCAGCTGACGCTCGCCCCGCACGGCCGGCCCGACCGCCGCCACGATCACGTCGTGGTCGAGCTCGACGACGGCCGCCTCCTCACCTACCACGACCCGCGCCGCTTCGGCCGGATGGCCGTGATCGAGGCGTCGGGGCTCGTGGCCGAGACCGGCGCGGGCATCGATCCACTCGAGGGCGCGTTCACGCCCGACGCGCTCTTCGCCCTGACCCGCGGGCGTCGCACCCCGATCAAGGCCCTGCTCATGGACCAGCGCCGGGTCGCGGGCCTCGGCAACATCTATGCGAACGAGATCCTCTTCCGGGCCGGCGTCCGCCCCGGCCGCCGGGCCGCGCGCCTCGCGCGCGACGACTGCCGGCGGATCGTGGTCGCGGCGCGCACGGTCCTCGCCGACGCGATCCGCCGCGGCGGCTCGTCGATCTCCGACTACCGCGACGGCCTCGGCCGTGAGGGGTGGTTCCAGCTCGACCACTGCGTCTACGACCGGGCGGGCCGGCCCTGTCCGCGCTGCCGCACGCCCATCCGGGCGCGCGTCGTCGTCGGGCGCTCGACCTTCTACTGCCCGCGCTGCCAGCGGTGACGGGTGGATGAACCTCACGCCGTCGCGAAGCGCGCCGGCGCGAGCCGCCGCGCGTCGAACCGCTCCGTCCTCCCGTCGACGAGCAGGTCCGCCGCGATCTGCCCGATGAGGGGGCTCGTCTCGATGCCGCAACCGCCCTGGCCCGCGAGCCAGAAGAAGCCGCGCACGCGCGGGTCCTCGCCGACGACGGGCACGCGGTCGGGCGCGAACGTCCGGAGTCCCGCCCACCTCCGGCGAAGCGCGTGCGGCACGAGCGCCGGGGCGAGCCGGGCGAGCCGCTCGAACGCGCGCGCCACCGCCACGTCGTCGGCCTGCGGGTCACACGCCTGCATCGGCTCCTCGTCCATCGGGCTCAGCTTGAGTCCACCCGACTCGGGCGCGAAGTAGAGCTGGTCGGCGTCGCTCGCCACCATCGGCCAGGCGCGCGCGTCGAGCCGCACGTCGAAGACGACGATCGTGCGGCGGTGCGGGACGAGCGGGATGGGCGCGGCGCCGGCGAGCGCGGCTACCGCGCCCGCCCACGCCCCGGCGGCGTTCACCACCCAGCGCGCGGCGATCTCGCCGTCGGCCGTCACGACCGCCGTCGCGCGTCCGTGCTCGACGCGCACCCCGCGCACCTCCACGCCGAGGCGCTGCTCGACCCCGCGCCGCCGCGCCTGGCGCAGGTACCCCCAGAGGAGCGCGTGGACGTCGATGTGGCCGTCCTCGGGGAGGAGCACGGCGCCGTCGAAGCGCTCGGCGAGGAGCACCGGGACGCGCGCCGCTGCGTCGGCCGGCGAGAGCAGCGCGAGCCGCGTGCCCGCCTGCTCGATCAGCGGTGCCAGCTGACGGAGCGCGCTCCAGAAGGGCTCGCGCAAGAGGATCATGATGCCCGAGGGCTCGAGGAGCGGCGTCTCGGCGAAGCCCGGGGGCGGGCGGCGCAGGAAGCCGGCGCTCCCGACCTTCAGCTCCTGGAGCGTCGAGATCGGATCGAGCTCGGCCAGGACGGCCGCGCTGCGCCCGGTGGCGTGAGAGCCGGGCTGGCTCTCGCGCTCGAGGAGGAGGACGTCGGTCACGCCGCGCTCGGCGAGGAAGTAGGCGAGCGAGGCGCCGGCGATCCCGCCGCCGACCACGACGACGTCGAAGGCGCGAGTCACGGTGGGATCACCCCTCGGGCCGACGCCTCGGCGCGCACGTCGAGCACGTCGCGCAGCCCGTCGCCGAGCAGCTGGAGCGCCAGCACGGCAACCGCGAGCGCGAGGCCGGGGAACAGCACGAGGTGGGGCGCCACGAGCAGGAAGGGCCGCCCCTCGTCGATCATCGCGCCCCACGACGGCAGCGGCGGCGGGGCGCCGACGCCGAGGAAGGAGAGGCTCCCCTCGGCGACGATGGCGCCCGCCATGCCGAACGTCGCCTGCACGAGGAGCATCGGCGCGGCGAGCGGGAGGAGGTGGCGGCAGACGATCCGGACAGGGGTGGCCCCCAGCGCGAGGGCGGCCTCGACGAACTCGCGGCGGCGGAGCGTCATGACGGCGGCGCGCGCGAGCCGCGCGTAGCCCGTCCACCCGAGGACGCTGAGGGCGAGGACGACGTTCGGCAGGCTCGGGCCGCGCAGCGCGGCGAGGGCAATCGCCAGGAGCAGGCCGGGGAAGGCGAGCAGGACGTCGATCACGCGCGCCAGCCCCTCGTCGACCCAGCCGCCGGCGTACCCCGCGACACAGCCGAGGAGGGTGCCGGCGGCGAGCGAGAGCACCACCGTGGCCGCGCCGACGCCGAGGGAGATGCGCGCGCCGTAGAGCACGCGCGCCAGCACGTCGCGGCCGAGCGTGTCCTGACCGAAGAGGTGCGCGTCGCTCGGGGGTCCCAGCCGTCCGGTCAGGTCCGCGGCGTACGGGCCGGCGGGCGCGAGCCAGGGCGCGACCGCGCCCGCCAGCGCGAGCAGCACGAGGGTCGTGACCCCGGCCAGGGCCGCGCGCGCGCCTGCACGCCTCATCGCCGGTCCTCGAGGAGCCGCGGGTCGAACGCCCTCGCGAGCAGGTCGGCCGCCGTGTTGACCGCGACGTAGCTCACGCCGATCGCGAGCACGCAGCCCTGCACCAGCGGGTAGTCGCGTGCCTGGATGGCCTGCACGACGAGGCGGCCGAGCCCTGGCCAGGCGAAGACCGTCTCCGTGATGATCGCGCCCGCCAGGAGTGCGCCCGCTTGCAGCCCGAGCACGGTGACGACGGGCACGAGCGCGTTGCGCAAGGCGTGGACGCCGACTGCCCGCCACCCGGGCGCGCCCTTGGCGCGCGCCGTGCGCACGTAGTCCTCGCCGAGCGCGGCGAGGAGGCTCGCCCGCGTCAGACGGACCAGGATGCCGGCCATGCCGAGCCCGAGGGTGACCGCGGGCAGGACGAGGTGCGCGAGCCCGCCGCGCCCCGCGACCGGAAGCCACCCGAGCCGGATCGAGAAGGCGAGCATCAGGAGCGGACCCAGCCAGAAGCTCGGCAGGCAGGCGCCGGAGAGGCTTGCCAGGCGGGCGGCGCGGTCGAGCGCCGTTCCACGCCGGACCGCGGCCAGCACGCCGAGCGGCAGGGCGAAGACGAGGGCCAGCGCGAAGGCCGCGGCCGCCAGCTCGAGGGTCGCCGGGTAGCGCGCCGCGATCACGCGGGCGACGGGTGCCCGGAAGGCGATCGAGTGGCCGAGGTCGCCGCGCGCGGCGTGCGCGAGGAAGCGGACGTACTGCGCCGCGAGCGGGCGGTCGAGACCGAGTTCGCGTCGGAGCGCCGCGACGTCGGCGGGCGCGGCCCACTCGCCGAGCATGATCTCCACCGGGTCGCCGGGCAGGAGGTGGAGGAAGGCGAACACGAGGGTCACGACCCCGAGCACGGTGGGCAGGAGGAGCACCAGGCGCCGGACGGCGAGCGCAGGCATCAGTCGAGCCACGCCGAGGCGAGGCCCCGGAGGTCGCCGCTCGGCGAGGGCTCGAACCCGTGCAGCCGGCGCGGCTGCACCAC
The sequence above is a segment of the Deltaproteobacteria bacterium genome. Coding sequences within it:
- a CDS encoding DUF1844 domain-containing protein, yielding MENDKEERRGFRVTDRRRFAETGEARGDEPAEAAAEAPPAGQRSGPSEAPPGQREQAISEPVNFSTFVLGLSTQALLHLGEIPNPMTNAVERDLEAAKHVIDILGILQEKTRNNLDSGEHTLLESVLYDLRMRYVDLVQQS
- the rsmA gene encoding ribosomal RNA small subunit methyltransferase A — translated: MGARREAREALAAAGLRPRKRWGQHFLCDPAVAHRIVETAEVGPRAVALEIGPGLGALTEELAGRAGRLYLVEIDPALAARLAARYAGNPRVRVIEGDVLALPLETLVTGTRVTVIGNLPYNIAIPILFRLREQRVRMPRAVVMVQREVAERLTARPGTADYGVTTVLLQAVADVRLAFRVSRRSFLPPPRVESAVIDVRWSVAPRVDLGDEEAFREVVRASFGQRRKMLRNALAALAQRRGVDLELACARAGVASSARAETLDLDAFARLARALIP
- a CDS encoding ABC transporter permease yields the protein MRRAGARAALAGVTTLVLLALAGAVAPWLAPAGPYAADLTGRLGPPSDAHLFGQDTLGRDVLARVLYGARISLGVGAATVVLSLAAGTLLGCVAGYAGGWVDEGLARVIDVLLAFPGLLLAIALAALRGPSLPNVVLALSVLGWTGYARLARAAVMTLRRREFVEAALALGATPVRIVCRHLLPLAAPMLLVQATFGMAGAIVAEGSLSFLGVGAPPPLPSWGAMIDEGRPFLLVAPHLVLFPGLALAVAVLALQLLGDGLRDVLDVRAEASARGVIPP
- a CDS encoding DegQ family serine endoprotease, yielding MSGGSSRRALFAVALIGFVVGLAVSVRFDLFPASQAINLFGGGEKGGEESGSTGAPPTVTLPDFTALAEHLSPSVVNISSTQEVKGGPSLGIPGGPGGEGDPFHEFFEPFEKFFGPPRRPYKAKSLGSGFVIDTKGYILTNNHVVENADEIVVKLSSGKEFKAKVVGRDPKTDIALIEIHGASDLTPVVLGDSDGLKVGQWVVAIGNPFGLENTVTVGIVSALGRHINQGPYDNFIQTDAAINPGNSGGPLLNTRGEVVGINTAIFSRGGGNIGIGFAIPISLAKEIVPQLKEKGHVTRGWLGVMIQKVTPDIADSLGLPSAKGALVADVVKEGPAEAAGIKQGDVIVEYDGKPVNDSAELPLLVARTAVGKTVKLKVIRDKAEQTFSIKIAELKEEETAQAGPGTAEDMGLTVQTLTPEVAENLGLDRSLKGVVVTQVDAGGPAADAGLRRGDVILEVNRTPVKDVDAYRKALKSSGKGKSVLFLVRRGDNTIFLAVKPSSG
- the mutM gene encoding bifunctional DNA-formamidopyrimidine glycosylase/DNA-(apurinic or apyrimidinic site) lyase, producing the protein MPELPEIETVLRTLAPAVVGRRVVAVRVRERRLRGGVAPTFAARLTGRRIEGVARRGKYLLAPLDDGRLWLVHLGMTGQLTLAPHGRPDRRHDHVVVELDDGRLLTYHDPRRFGRMAVIEASGLVAETGAGIDPLEGAFTPDALFALTRGRRTPIKALLMDQRRVAGLGNIYANEILFRAGVRPGRRAARLARDDCRRIVVAARTVLADAIRRGGSSISDYRDGLGREGWFQLDHCVYDRAGRPCPRCRTPIRARVVVGRSTFYCPRCQR
- a CDS encoding FAD-binding oxidoreductase, producing MTRAFDVVVVGGGIAGASLAYFLAERGVTDVLLLERESQPGSHATGRSAAVLAELDPISTLQELKVGSAGFLRRPPPGFAETPLLEPSGIMILLREPFWSALRQLAPLIEQAGTRLALLSPADAAARVPVLLAERFDGAVLLPEDGHIDVHALLWGYLRQARRRGVEQRLGVEVRGVRVEHGRATAVVTADGEIAARWVVNAAGAWAGAVAALAGAAPIPLVPHRRTIVVFDVRLDARAWPMVASDADQLYFAPESGGLKLSPMDEEPMQACDPQADDVAVARAFERLARLAPALVPHALRRRWAGLRTFAPDRVPVVGEDPRVRGFFWLAGQGGCGIETSPLIGQIAADLLVDGRTERFDARRLAPARFATA
- the tsaD gene encoding tRNA (adenosine(37)-N6)-threonylcarbamoyltransferase complex transferase subunit TsaD, with the protein product MVVLGIESSCDDSAAAVLDAGVLRSSVVSSQDAVHGPYGGVVPELASRHHVRNMLPVIDAALARAERGLDAVDGIAVTCGPGLIGSLLVGLSVAKGIAHARGLPIVGVNHLEGHLLAANLDRPPDDPIAFPFLGLIVSGGHTGLYLARGAGDYRCLGRTRDDAVGEAFDKVAKLLGLGYPGGPAIQRLAEQGDPKAIRLPRARIKRARFDFSFSGFKTAVWQRVHDEPPPPAALPHLAASVQEALVDMLVGTTVEAIAETGVPRVVVCGGVSANRRLRTRMAEAGAELGVDVVFPRFQLCTDNAAMIAMAGWRRLEAGEDDGLAIGAEADLPFGAPVGAPAGAPD
- a CDS encoding ABC transporter permease, which translates into the protein MPALAVRRLVLLLPTVLGVVTLVFAFLHLLPGDPVEIMLGEWAAPADVAALRRELGLDRPLAAQYVRFLAHAARGDLGHSIAFRAPVARVIAARYPATLELAAAAFALALVFALPLGVLAAVRRGTALDRAARLASLSGACLPSFWLGPLLMLAFSIRLGWLPVAGRGGLAHLVLPAVTLGLGMAGILVRLTRASLLAALGEDYVRTARAKGAPGWRAVGVHALRNALVPVVTVLGLQAGALLAGAIITETVFAWPGLGRLVVQAIQARDYPLVQGCVLAIGVSYVAVNTAADLLARAFDPRLLEDRR